The Nocardia vinacea genome contains the following window.
CAGCGCGGCGGGCACCCGGACAGAACCATCGGCCTGCTGATTGTTCTCCAGGATCGCCACAATCCAGCGGGTGGTCGCGAGCGTACCGTTCAAAGTGGCTGCGATCTGCGGCTTTCCGTTCTCGTCGCGATAGCGCACGGCGAGGCGGCGGGCCTGGAAGGTGGTGCAGTTCGAGGTCGAGGTGAGCTCGCGGTAGGTCTGCTGGGTGGGCACCCAGGCCTCGCAGTCGAATTTGCGCGCGGCCGAACTGCCCAGATCGCCCGCGGCGACATCGATAATTCGATAAGGCACCTCGACGGCCGCGAGCATGTCCTGCTCCCAGGCGAGGAGGCGTTTGTGTTCGGCCGCGGCCTCCCCGGGCGTGGTGAACACGAACATTTCGATCTTGTCGAATTGGTGCACCCGGATGATGCCGCGGGTGTCCTTGCCGTAGCTGCCCGCCTCGCGCCGGAAACACGACGACCAGCCCGCATAGCGCTTCGGGCCGGCGCTCAGATCCAGGATTTCGTCCGAGTGGTAGCCCGCCAGCGGCACCTCCGAGGTGCCGACCAAGTACAGCTCGTCCTCCTCGAGGTGGTAGACCTCGGCGCTGTGCTGGCCGAGGAATCCGGTACCGGCCATGATCTCCGGGCGCACCAGCACCGGCGGAATCATCATGGTGAACCCGTTGGCCACCGCCTTCTGCGCGGCGAGTTGCAACAGACCAAGCTGCAGCAGCGCTCCGTAACCGGTCATGAAGTAGAAGCGCGCGCCCGAAACCTTCGCGCCGCGTTCCATATCGAACAGACCGAGCGATTCGCCGAGCTCCACATGGTCCTTGGGCTCGAAGTCGAATTCCCTTGGCGTGCCGATGGTCTCGAGCACGATGTAATCGTCCTCGCCGCCCGCCGGTGCGCCTTCCTGGACCACGTTCGAGATAGCACGGTGCGCGGCGTCCATATCGGCGTCGGCGGCGTGCTGCGCGGCCTCGGCCTCCTTGACCTTCGCCGACATCTCCTGCGCCTGTTCCAGCAGGACGGACCGTTCGTCCGGCTTCGCCTTGCCGATCAGCTTGCCCATCGCCTTGTGCTCGGCGCGCAGGTTATCGGCGTTGGCCACCGCCGCACGGCGCGCCGCGTCCGCCTCGAGCAGGGCGTCGACGAGGGCGGGGTCTTCGCCGCGGGCGCGCTGCGAGGCGCGGACCGCGTCGGGGTTGTCCCGCAGGAATCGGAGGTCGATCATGGGTGACCAGCCTAATGGTCGCGATATTGCTGTTCCACGCCGATATCCCCGGATGCGGGCCGTGCCGCGATATACGCGCGCATAGTTGGCTTGTGGGCACAACTTTCGACGAAACCGCTATTGACAACGCAGTTGCCGATCTGGTCGCGGGTGAGAACGTGGGCACACACCCCGCTGCGGCGGCGGCGCCGCCGTGGTTCGTCGACAATGCGACCGCGGCTGCGACGGGACGCAAGCTGACCGAGTTCTACGCGACCGCCAATCCGGCGCGGTTGCCGGGATTGTTCCTGTCCGCGTTCCGCGGATGACGCACCTCGCATAGGTACGACCGGGGCGCTTCGGATCGATTCGACCAGGTCGTGGCACCAGTGAACAGACGCTGACATGATGGACCGCGATGTCTGCTGATGATGTGACCAAGGACGCGTACGAATCCGACCTGCCCTCGGGCGAGTCGTCGCGCGCGGAATCGTTCCCGCAGTCGGTGATCATCGACCGCGACGCCGTCGCCGACGGCAAGCTGCATCTGTCCGCACCGAAGCTGCGTTGGGTATTGCTCACCGCAGCGGCGGGCGCCGTCATCATCTCGTTGGTCGGTCTGTTCATCACCGGCTACGACAACGACAAGGGTCTGGAGGCGCACAATCCGGGTTCGCCCGGCCAGACCGCCTTGGATAAGGAGTTCGGTACCGCGGCCAGGGGCGATTGCCTCAGCTGGAGCAAACAGGACCGCGGCGATCTGGTGAAGGTCGCTTGCTCCAACAAGCATTTGTTCGAGGTCGCGGCCGATGTTGATATGGCCAAGTATCCCGGCGTGGAATTCGGCCCCGGCTCACGCTTTCCGGACTCGCTGCGACTGACCGAACTCAAGGAAGAGCACTGCAACCCGGCCGTCGAGCAGTATCTGAACGGCAAGTTCGATCCGCGCGGCCGCTATGTCGTCGGCCTGATGTACCCGAGTCCGGACGGGTGGAAGCACGGCGATCGAATACTGCGCTGCGGACTCCAGTTCTCCGGTAGCACCGGCACTCCGCTGCCGACCTCCGGCGCCGCTACCGAGCACGATCAGTCGAAGGTCTTCGAGCCCGGCACCTGCCTGGGTATCAATCAGAACCTGCCCACCGATCCGGTGGACTGCGCACAGGCGCATGCCGTCGAGATCGTGTCCACCGTCGATCTCGGCCAGCACTTTTCCGGCGGCCCGCCCGCCAAGGATGACCAGGACAAGTTCATGGAGGACGAGTGCGCCAGGGCGGCCGACGACTACCTCGGCTCACCCGACGCGGTGCGCAATAAGACGCTGACGCTGTTCTTCGACTACCTCGACGCGCGCAGCTGGCTGGCGGGCAGCCGCAAATTGGACTGCATGCTCGGAAAGGGCACCGACCGTGAGGGTTTCGCACCGATCACCGGATCGGCGAAGGGCGAAATCCTGATCAACGGCCAGGCTCCGGTGCCGCCGCCGAATTCCGGACGCTCTACGCCCGCCCCGCTGCCCGGCGCCGCACCGCTGCCACCACAGCCGCAACCGCGCTGATGGTGGTGACCATGTCCGCGGACCGGTTCGAGGAGCTGGTCGGCGATGCGCTCGATCTCATTCCACCGGAGTTGGCCCGCGCCATCGACAATGTGGTCGTGCTGATCGAATCGCGCAATCCGGAGGATCCACATCTGCTCGGGCTGTATCACGGAATCGCGTTGACCGAACGCGACAGTCACTACGGCGGCTCGCTACCCGACACCGTAACCATCTATCGCGAGGCGATTCTCGACGTCTGCGGCGATGACCGCGAGGTCGTCGAGGAGGTCGCGATCACTGTGATCCATGAGATTGCACACTATTTCGGCATTGACGAAGACCGGTTGCATGAGCTGGGATGGGGCTAGTCTTATCCAAGCTGTATTTCGGGCTCGGCTCGACGAGCGCGAAACCAGCACGGATGACCGGAAGAAACTTGGGGATTCGATGGAACCGATCGCGTTGCTGTCGCGTCCTATCACTCGAAGGGGGAATTCTCGTGGTTCCGCCCCACAGCCACTAGAAGGAGTCGAGTCATGGTTGGACATGTACTGATCTCGCCGGAGGCCATTCTCGCCGCCGCGGCCGAACTCGATCTGGTCGCCGAGCGGCTTTCCGCAGCGTCCATGATCACCGCGCCGGGGACGCACGTGATTCCGTCCGGTGCCGAAGAAGTGTCGATCGTATCCGCCAGCCACTTCAACCAGGGCGCGATGACCCACGATCATTCCATCGCCCAGGGCATTCTCGAACTGCACCATGCTGCCCAGACACTGCGTTTGCAGCTGGCCCAGCACATCGCCGGCGACGTCGTGCGCGCCGCCGGAGTCAACGCTATTCAGGTCTAGTCCGCACGGTTATCCTCAACCACCATTCAGACATTCAGGGGAGTTAAATCATGGTTGCAGGAGTCACCGGGGTCCTGTGGGTCGCCCGGCCATCCGAAGTCAACTCGGCCACCCTTCACGCGGGCGCACACGCGATCCCGATTTCGGCCGCCGCTACCGCGTGGGGCGCACTCACCGCCGCCTGGGTCGACGCAACGACCACCGTTGCCCGCGTCATGGCCGAGCTCGGCGTCGGCATGCAGGGCATCAACGGCATCGCCGCACTCGGCAAGCTGACCGGATTCCTCGGCTGGTCCGAGCAGCAGGGCGTGCAGGCCGCGGCGATGGGCGGTAAGGCCGCGGCGAACGTCATCGCTTACGGCGTTGCCGCGCTCGCGATGCCGAGCCCGCCCGAAATCGCGGCCGTCAATGCCGCGTTGGTCGCCTCGACGAACCCGGCCGGCGCCGTCACCGGCGCCTATGAGGCCGCCGAAATCGCTAGGCACGCCATGGATCTGCGCGCGGCGCTGGTAATGGAGACCTATGAGGCGGCGACCTCGGCGATGGTGGCCACACCCGCCGAGTTCATGATGCCGCCGCCGATCGCGGCGGGCGCGGGCCAGGCCGAGCCGAGCGGGAACGCCGATGCCGCGTTCGGAGCGCCCACCGACCCGATCTCGACGGCGGTCGCCGCCGTGCAGGCGTTCGTATCCAACCCGGGTGTGGCCAGTGCCGCCACGCAGGCCGCGCAGGCAGTCGGTTCGGTGGTCAGCACCGGTGCGTCGACGGTCGGCAGTGTGGCGACCAATGCGGTCACCGCCGCGGCAAGCACGCCGATGACCACCATGGCCCCGATGGCGATGGGTGGCGCGATGGCCGCGGCGGGCAGTGCGACCGCGACCCGTGCGGTCTCGTTCTCCGGAACCTCCGCCGGTGCGGGCGGCACCCAGCTCAAACTGCCGGAAGGCTGGGGTACGGGCAGCGTCATCGGTGGCAACACCGCGACAGCGGCACCCGAGACGGTCGCATCTGTCGAAGCCACACCGGCCCGGTCGAGCAACAGCAGCGCGGGCAACCCGCTGCTGGGGAACCAGGCCCGCGACGGCGAGGACGACGAATCCGAGCAGGACAGCAAGGTCGACCTGCGGTCCGATCACTTCACCGACGGCCGCTTCGCCGCCGACGGGGTGATCGGCGCCAACGCCGGGACGGTTGGGTGACCGTCCTCGGTACCAGTGGTGGGCCGTCCGCACTCGAGGCGGTTGTGCTGTCACCCGACGAGATCCAGTTTCTCCGCAAGAAGCTGGGTCTCGATGACCTTCCGGTCGTGCTGAACGCATACGCCCGCTTCGACAGTGTGCCCGCGCATCAGGCGGCAATGGCCAGCGCGGCCGAGTCGCTCGAACAACGGGACCTGCTGATCGACAACGGCGTTCAGCCCGACTTGGAGGACCGACTGCGGGTGCTGAACCGCCCGCAGTGGATTGTCACCATGCGGCTGATCGTCGAGGGGTACGTGAGTCGTTTCTGTCTCGCGAAGAGCGACGACCTTTCCGTCGTCGCCCTTCGCGGACAGGACTCGTATGTGATCGACGAAGTGGGAATCGACCTGGCCGGCACCGTGATAGCGGCGCTCGGCACGGCCCCGCCACTCGAGCTCTACGGCATGAACGCACCGACCGAAGAGCTTGCCACGATCTTCGAGGACGTCGGTGATGCCGCTGCCACCGCCGAACGTCTGGCAAAGGTCGGCAATCCCGCGCAGGACGCGCAAACCCTCGCCTCAGCCGTGGTCGAAATCCATTCGCATGCGCAGATCAGCGCCGTGCTGTACGGGGACGGCACCCGCGACATCGTCGACAAGCACATCGCCGTATTCAACACCCGCAACGGGCGATTCATCTCGACCGCGAGCGTCGCCGATGACGGCACCAAGTGGTCGTCACTGGCCAGCGGCACTCCCGCCC
Protein-coding sequences here:
- the serS gene encoding serine--tRNA ligase yields the protein MIDLRFLRDNPDAVRASQRARGEDPALVDALLEADAARRAAVANADNLRAEHKAMGKLIGKAKPDERSVLLEQAQEMSAKVKEAEAAQHAADADMDAAHRAISNVVQEGAPAGGEDDYIVLETIGTPREFDFEPKDHVELGESLGLFDMERGAKVSGARFYFMTGYGALLQLGLLQLAAQKAVANGFTMMIPPVLVRPEIMAGTGFLGQHSAEVYHLEEDELYLVGTSEVPLAGYHSDEILDLSAGPKRYAGWSSCFRREAGSYGKDTRGIIRVHQFDKIEMFVFTTPGEAAAEHKRLLAWEQDMLAAVEVPYRIIDVAAGDLGSSAARKFDCEAWVPTQQTYRELTSTSNCTTFQARRLAVRYRDENGKPQIAATLNGTLATTRWIVAILENNQQADGSVRVPAALVPFVGTEVLTPPR
- a CDS encoding septum formation family protein; its protein translation is MPSGESSRAESFPQSVIIDRDAVADGKLHLSAPKLRWVLLTAAAGAVIISLVGLFITGYDNDKGLEAHNPGSPGQTALDKEFGTAARGDCLSWSKQDRGDLVKVACSNKHLFEVAADVDMAKYPGVEFGPGSRFPDSLRLTELKEEHCNPAVEQYLNGKFDPRGRYVVGLMYPSPDGWKHGDRILRCGLQFSGSTGTPLPTSGAATEHDQSKVFEPGTCLGINQNLPTDPVDCAQAHAVEIVSTVDLGQHFSGGPPAKDDQDKFMEDECARAADDYLGSPDAVRNKTLTLFFDYLDARSWLAGSRKLDCMLGKGTDREGFAPITGSAKGEILINGQAPVPPPNSGRSTPAPLPGAAPLPPQPQPR
- a CDS encoding metallopeptidase family protein, producing MVVTMSADRFEELVGDALDLIPPELARAIDNVVVLIESRNPEDPHLLGLYHGIALTERDSHYGGSLPDTVTIYREAILDVCGDDREVVEEVAITVIHEIAHYFGIDEDRLHELGWG
- a CDS encoding PE domain-containing protein; the protein is MVGHVLISPEAILAAAAELDLVAERLSAASMITAPGTHVIPSGAEEVSIVSASHFNQGAMTHDHSIAQGILELHHAAQTLRLQLAQHIAGDVVRAAGVNAIQV
- a CDS encoding PPE family protein — translated: MVAGVTGVLWVARPSEVNSATLHAGAHAIPISAAATAWGALTAAWVDATTTVARVMAELGVGMQGINGIAALGKLTGFLGWSEQQGVQAAAMGGKAAANVIAYGVAALAMPSPPEIAAVNAALVASTNPAGAVTGAYEAAEIARHAMDLRAALVMETYEAATSAMVATPAEFMMPPPIAAGAGQAEPSGNADAAFGAPTDPISTAVAAVQAFVSNPGVASAATQAAQAVGSVVSTGASTVGSVATNAVTAAASTPMTTMAPMAMGGAMAAAGSATATRAVSFSGTSAGAGGTQLKLPEGWGTGSVIGGNTATAAPETVASVEATPARSSNSSAGNPLLGNQARDGEDDESEQDSKVDLRSDHFTDGRFAADGVIGANAGTVG
- a CDS encoding ESX secretion-associated protein EspG, which encodes MTVLGTSGGPSALEAVVLSPDEIQFLRKKLGLDDLPVVLNAYARFDSVPAHQAAMASAAESLEQRDLLIDNGVQPDLEDRLRVLNRPQWIVTMRLIVEGYVSRFCLAKSDDLSVVALRGQDSYVIDEVGIDLAGTVIAALGTAPPLELYGMNAPTEELATIFEDVGDAAATAERLAKVGNPAQDAQTLASAVVEIHSHAQISAVLYGDGTRDIVDKHIAVFNTRNGRFISTASVADDGTKWSSLASGTPARLRAAVEDLIHSLPEREEFPRNPRLE